One window from the genome of Nicotiana sylvestris chromosome 9, ASM39365v2, whole genome shotgun sequence encodes:
- the LOC104215142 gene encoding tlg2p-like protein a: MAELAKAHAKALMPSFGDGKEDQRRIEALTHEITGLLKRSEKKFQRLSAAGPSEDSNVRKNVQEKIKINYKVMVIIYAAIVYEYAGNALALKGFKVVLEISCRSKSI, from the exons ATGGCTGAGCTAGCCAAAGCTCATGCTAAAGCGTTAATGCCATCATTTGGAGATGGTAAGGAAGATCAGCGTCGTATTGAGGCTCTTACCCATGAAATAACTGGTCTTCTCAAAAGATCAGAAAAGAAATTTCAAAGACTTTCTGCAGCTGGACCTTCCGAGGATTCAAATGTTAGGAAAAATGTACAG gaaaaaataaagataaattataAAGTCATGGTGATAATCTATGCAGCTATAGTTTACGAGTATGCTGGGAATGCTTTAGCACTTAAAGGCTTCAAAGTTGTTTTGGAGATAAGTTGCAGAAGTAAAAGCATATGA
- the LOC138877519 gene encoding uncharacterized protein, whose product MDEMFIQCKHTAVVIGSMVIRKYCDPKSVYTPKDIQTDMLSEHRVNLSYMQLWRVKEKALQFLRGNPADSYTKLPKYFYILEETYPGSVVKLKKTADECFLYTFVALCTSISGWQHCRPVIVVDGTFLKSAYRGIMLTASTMDAAGTILPLAYAVVDSENDESWKWFFEQFKQAYGERPSMCVVSYRNESILKATSIVYPSMTHYSCMWHIWTNIRSKFKKGHLQLHELYFATARSYTLDEFNEKRWSRVHATVNRTWTMTSNIAESLNAVTKDARELPIFDLLEYMRTLLERWTNEKLLKAKGTFTFLGSKFNKELENNRTLSQKLRVRASTDHIHIVLDGVKRYIVCLENKKCSYGQFQLEELPCAHALAALRHRNETYENYCSPYYTRESLLRTYEIPVNPLPDESKWNVPQHILDEVVNPPTRDKRQPGRPQKERYKTYDEIKSKKYKVSCGNCGGEGHNKISCKNAPKKK is encoded by the exons ATGGACGAAATGTTCATACAGTGCAAACATACTGCAGTTGTAATTGGTAGCATGGTCATTCGAAAGTATTGTGATCCTAAGTCTGTTTACACACCAAAGGACATACAAACTGACATGTTATCCGAACACAGGGTGAACCTAAGCTACATGCAATTATGGAGAGTAAAGGAAAAggctttacagtttttgagagggaatCCGGCTGACTCCTACACCAAATTacccaaatatttttatattcttgaggAGACTTATCCTGGTTCGGTTGTTAAATTGAAGAAGACAGCAGATGAATGCTTCTTATACacatttgttgctctttgtacaTCAATAAGTGGTTGGCAACATTGTAGGCCAGTAATAGTAGTTGATGGGACATTCTTAAAGTCAGCCTACAGGGGGATTATGCTGACAGCAAGCACCATGGATGCAGCAG GTACAATATTGCCCTTGGCATATGCTGTGGTTGATTCTGAAAATGACGAATCTTGGAagtggttctttgagcaattcaagcaGGCATATGGTGAAAGACCTTCAATGTGTGTTGTTTCATATAGGAATGAGAGTATACTGAAGGCAACATCAATTGTCTATCCGAGCATGACACACTActcttgcatgtggcatatttggacaaatataaggtcaaaattcaagaagggTCATCTACAATTACATGAATTGTACTTTGCTACAGCACGGTCATACACTCTGGATGAATTTAATGAGAAGAG ATGGTCAAGAGTACATGCAACTGTGAATAGAACGTGGACAATGACATCAAATATTGCAGAGTCATTGAACGCTGTAACAAAAGATGCAAGAGAGCTGCCGATATTTGACCTTTTAGAGTACATGCGGACACTGCTAGAACGTTGGACCAACGAGAAGTTATTAAAGGCGAAGGGTACTTTCACATTTCTTGGGTCCAAATTCAACAAAGAATTAGAGAACAACAGAACATTATCTCAGAAGCTTAGG gtgagggcttcaacagaTCATATACATATTGTGTTAGATGGGGTGAAGCGGTACATTGTGTGTCTAGAAAATAAGAAATGTAGCTATGGCCAATTCCAACTTGAAGAACTTCCATGCGCGCATGCTTTGGCAGCATTAAGGCACAGGAATGAAACATATGAAAACTATTGCTCTCCGTATTACACAAGGGAGAGCCTTCTGCGTACGTATGAAATACCAGTAAATCCTCTTCCTGATGAAAGCAAATGGAATGTGCCACAACATATTTTGGATGAGGTAGTAAATCCACCAACGAGAGATAAAAGGCAGCCAGGGAGACCTCAAAAGGAAAGATATAAAACATATGATGAAATAAAGTCAAAGAAATACAAGGTCTCATGTGGAAATTGCGGAggtgaagggcataacaaaaTATCTTGCAAGAATGCGCCCAAGAAGAAATGA